Genomic DNA from Melioribacteraceae bacterium 4301-Me:
TGAAGTAAACAATCCGTAGTATTTGCTGCCCCCATTAGTTAAATACACGGTAGATCCGTTTTGAATATTAAATGTCCCACCGGTTGGTTCAATATAATAACCATTGAAATTCACATTTGCAGCTGGCAGAAGTGTAAGAGTTACGCCAGATGGAATTGAAATATTTCCAGTAAGCGTACATGAGCCATCAACATAAACATATCCCATACCTATTGCGCTGGCAACGCTCATCGCATTATTCAATGACGAATAAAGGCTTGGAACTCTCAATTGTAAGAACTGTGTTCCGTATATATCTTCTGTTTCTAAACTTCTGACATCAAGAGTATTATCAAAATATGCGTTGTCTCCGCCAGCCATTGTTGGGGCAGTAGCATCGTGTGCGTAAGAATCTGTAAGAGGATGAGCCAAGCCATGAATATGACCGGCTTCATGCACAACCATTGATTGAACATCGAGGATTGGTGGATTGGCATTCAAATGTTGTTGATCATTTCTCCAGGTAACATTTGTGTTTAACACAATCGAAGCGCTTGACGGTGTCAATTCGTATGTACTCCCATTCCACGATGGATAGCTCCATGCCGGTCCCCAACTATTATAATCCTGAGCTTGGGCAGTAAGAGTTAACCCGGCCGAAGTTGTCCTTGAGAATTGTACTTGCCCTGCATTATTCCAGCTTGTAAATGCTGCATTAACATCGGATATGAAATTATTATACTGGGAATGAGCTATGTGATATTGATATGAAGTAGAACCAAAACATAAAAACGGCGGACCGGAATAAGGGGACTTTCCATATCTGGCACCACCATTATTAGGATCAATTGGCCGAAAGATTCTTTGTCCGTACATCAAAGATGAAGAAATAATAAGAATTACAAGAATAGAAATGTATGTCCGTTTCCCTGTAAAACGGGATTTTGTAAAACTCAACATTTTATTTACCCCCTTTTTCTGATAAATATATGTTAATTCTACCAATGATATCTTCAGCTTTTTCTGAGGAGCCGTAATTGTATTTTGCAACTTCATCATCCTTTAGTAACGAACAATCTATTAATTTATTATTGTTGTTCTTTACTATCGGTAGCTTTCCGGAAATACTGTAAATTTCATAGTAATTTTTATCAGTACGTTCTAAGAAAAGAAGCGCTTCTTCATTTTTTGTAAATCGGAAACTTCTTTCCCCGCTAATAACACGGTCGCCAATTTGTCCTCCCGGAACTTTAATAATTATAGTTTGTTGCGAAAGGTTACCTTTCAATTTAGTTCCAATATTTAATGTTATATAAGTGAATATGAAATCCTTTTGACCAAGGTATTCCTCAAATTTAGGGTTGACATCCTGTACTTTACCAATAACAATAATTGGCGCTGAGGCAACAAGTTCCTTCAATGTTTTTTTGCCCCAGGCAAAATTCATTTGCGCATTAAACACAATGAAAAAAATGACGGCAAGAATAATTTTGAAAGTTTTCATTTTTACCTCCAAATGATTTTTGATTGTTTATTGACCTTTCCCCTATAAGGGGGCAAAAAATTTTATAGACTTATGGAATAATCATATTATATGGTTCTTTAACTGAGATTGTTTTTATTACTTTTCTGTTGTTTAAGTCAATTACAAAAATGGAATTACTGCTGGGGTACGCAACAAATGCAAAATTATCATCAGGCGAAATTATAATCGGAGATTGTTCTCCACTAACTCCTAAATTGATAGTGTCTTTAATAATATATGTATTTGTATCAATGATATAAAAACGACCATCGCTTCCAATTGAATAAACTTCATTACGGTTGATACTATAACCGAGGAAATAGCCACTTAAGCTCCAGGGAAATTTTAATGAAGAACGATATAATTGTTTTGTCTCTAAATTATAAATCCCAAAATAACTTTCTATGTTTCGACTGTGTCCGTCTGATAACTGATAGGTAATAAATAGTCGATTGTCTTTTGACAATTTAAAATCATATATTGAAATACTATCTTGATTATTTTTATTTAAAGTGAATTGTAGGTTATGTAGCCCCGAATTAGTTAAATAAAATTCTAGCTCTGAAAAACTACCTTTTATATCTCCGCTCCAGTGCTTATGAATAACATCCCACTCATCTCCTATAGCTGGGTATATTCTTTCATCCAAAACGAAATCATGTTCTCCTGAAATGAAGTCCTGTATTTTTTGCTCATATAAGTCTATCGAATATGTACCAAAATCCCTGAAACGAACATATATAAGTCCCGGTTCTGTTTTATTTTGTGCAGCTATAAAATATGCGGGTTCTGCATCCTTAAAATCAGTAAAAAAGATATTTTCTAAATTTTCCCCTTCAATATTGTAAACTGCAAACCCAAAAGGTGGTGAGGGATACTGTCCTTCTACTTTTAAAAAAAGATGTTTTCTATCAGTCGATAGAATCATTCCATTAATCGTAATAGTATCTGGTATACTTAAATTAATTTCCTTAACAACCTCAAACGTTTTATAATCTAATAAGTAAAATGTTTTACCGTAGTTGGAATAAACATACATTTTGTTTTCGGTTGTACCGGGTTCAGTAGGCGAACTATTACAGCCAAAGGTTATAGCAGAAATTAAAATCAAATTGAACAATACAAAACTCTTTGCAATCATTTTTTTCACCTTCATTTATGTAATAATTATATGTTCCTTTTACTGAGATTGTTTTTATTACTTCTTTGTTATTCAAACTCAATGGTCCACTCATTGTCAGATCCTGAACTGTAATGTAACGAATTTGTAACGGAAATACTTCCATTCAATGTTGTACTTCCTTGTCCTTGTCCGGTGAGAGTAATGTTAGATTTGCTGGTTAGGCTCGGGCTTTCCGGGTAAGTTCTTGCCTGTAGTTCCACTGTTTGACCGGAGCCGGCATAATTAATTGCAGGTTGAATAGTTCCAAAGTATCCTTTTAACGAGCCGCTTTGTTTTAAGTAAACACAATTAGGGTCTCCGCCTTGAAAGTTTACACTGCCGCCGTCAAGTAAAATACCGTAGCCGTTGAAATTAATATTAACACCCGGGGTTACAGTTAAAGTAATGCCGGAAGGAACTGTAACATTGCCGGTTAAGGTGACATTTGTCCACCAGATTTCATTCTCTGAAAGAGTACCGCTTGTTGTGTAGGATGTTGTCTCTAAATAAGCTTTAAAAGATGCTCCGTTATCATCTGTTGTTAGTGGGTTTGTTGTAAATGAAGAATTATTGCTTAAAAAAGATAGTTGACCAAATTTGTCTTTCTGCCACTTGCTTTTTCTAACTGAATATTCAGTATCATTAAAAAACCAAACTTTACCATTGACGGTTTGATTATCATAAGCAGCAAGATTAAGTCTTTGGGTTTCATAAACATTAGGTACCGTATATGAACTTGGATGCTGAGTTGCAGCAGCTGGATAAATACCAACACCTACATTTCCGCCGTCATTACCATTTAAATCGTTCCTTACGATAATATTCAATTGTGCAGCAGGGTACTTATAATATACGTCAAGGTCTAATGTCATACTGGATTGTAAGCCCCTTGTTCCTTCGCTTTCAGACAAAGCTCCAATTATTATCTTTCTTGAGGCAAGTGAGTTTTGAATTGCAGTTTTAATTGGATTAGATTGAAAACTTAGACCATCATAAGCTAAGCCGGTATGAAGTGAAGTCCCATTTCCAATTGCTGTCCAATTTGCTGCAAGGTCTGACGGGCTTATGGTTGCAACTTGTGTGAGTTAAAGAGTATAACCACTTCCACTATTGTGATAGTTTACAATAACAGTATCAATTGTTGCATTTGTTGGAATTGAATTAAGGCTAAGTTCAAAATATGTTCTGTAAACATTTACCGGATGGGTTGTATCAGTACCTTTGCCTATCGCATAAAAACCGTAATCAAAATTGTTGTTATTAATTTTTTCAATTTGGTTTCCTGCGGTAGATAAATTTGTTAAACGGTATACCCATAGCTGAGCAAAAATATTGCCCGATGCAAAAGTAAGTAACGAAAAGAGCATAATTAACGTTTTCATAACAACTCTCCTATTTGTCAAAAAAATGTTATTTTTATTAAGAGAATAGCCGCAGCAGTTTATTTATCCGCAGTAGTTCTATGCGGATTACACTGCATAATAGGGTGCCAACCTTAGTGTGCTATTCTTTGTTAAGAGGGATAGCGGTACCAGCTCTATCCCTCAAATTATGTTAGCTTTTACCTCCTTAATTATTTTAGTTTGCCGTGTAATATTAAATTTTCCTTGGGACCTCCAGTATTGTCATGTAGCATAAAGAAAATTTCTTTTTCAAACATCATTGGTTCTTTTATTATGCTAACTAAATTCAAAGGGAAAGTATAAAGGTATTCTATATCCGTACCATTGTAATGTGCTAATCCATCCCGCATTCTTAGAAAAATATCTTTTACATTCCTTCCATAAAATTGATAACCAAAATTTGGGTAAGCTAAGGAGAACTGTTTTACAAAACTACCAATAATATACCTATATACATCTTGCCCTATTAGAAAATAAACTTTTCCATTTATATAATGAATATTTCCAAAAACAATTTGACTCTCAGGAGCAGAATATATTTCTTTTATTTCATTACTGTCTAATTTTAATTCATAAAAAGAAACAGTATCACTTGCAATTTGACTTGTTCTAAGAGCAAAAACATAGACTTTATTAAAGATTATATTTTGTTCTTTTCTGATAGTAAGGAATTGTGAATTAAAATCTGCCTTGATAATTTCTTTCCAGGTTGAACCATTATAGTAAAGAATAAATCCCCGCCATACATCTTTACCATCCACTAAATAACCTATTGTTCCGCAGGCATAAATATCGTCTGGACGGTCTCCCCAAATATCATCTACTTCTGATCTGTAAGCACCTTCCACATTATAAACAAAATTTTTAGACCACTTACTTCCGTCATAATGCCAAATTGCAGCAGCACCCTGTCCATCACCCCAGCCCCCACTGCCACCCATCCATACATCATTTGCACTAAATCCGTATAGCGTTTCTCCACCAATATTAATCCATTCTTTTTTGTAAGCGCTCCATTTACTCCCGTCGTAATGCCATAAACGGTCGTATTCGGTTCCTCCGGCACCAACTGCCCATACATCTTGCGGAGATGAACCCCAAATTGAACTTAGCCAGTTCATTGGCATATCAAGGGTGTCTATCTCCCAAACATAATCTCTTCTTCCAGGTTGTATCTCCGGCGGTATAACTGGGTTGCTGTTACAGGAATTGAGGATTAACCAGATACTAATTGTTACTAAAAATATTTTTCTAAGCATTTCAGGCTCTCCTTAGTCGATTCAGCGAATCGACTTACTTTGTAGGTCGGAACGCTGTTCCGACTAAGCATCAGTCGGTTCGGCGAACCGACTTACAATATAGGGGCTGACTAAAAAGTAATTTTTCAATTATTAAGTCTGTGAAAATCCGCGAAAATCAGTGTAGTCCGTGTTCCATTTTTTAAAAAATCTTACTTTTTAGACAGCCCCCAATCATATTTTTGCAAATATAATGATTATGTTAAAAAAACAAATTAGTACGGAATTGACAGCACTGTGGTGAGTATGTATGTTTTTTAAAGAGCGATAAAAACAGCAAGAATTCAATTCGAAATCGAAAGATTTTAAAACAGAAGAGAATAGGAGAAAATAGTTTATCAAAAAAAATGGTATGTGAGAGCGTGATTTTAAGACCCCAATAGATCCATTCCATATTCTTTAGTTAATATTTTTAAGTTAATGAGAATCTTTAGTTTAAAAAAATAAATACAAGATTATTAGTTATGGAGCTATAATTTTCATTATTAATTTAACGCCATTATGTTTATTTTCACTTTGTAAGTGATTGTTACTTATTGTTTACTAACTGATAAACTGGTTAACTGATATTAGTTATGGCTTTATGACGCTGAGTTTTTATCCAAAATTTGTTGAAAACAATAAGGTAACAAAAAATGTTGTTCAGATAAATTTGTATCTCTTAAAAAAATGAAAGTTTGTTTTTACGATGAAGAAAAATAGTTTCTTTTTAATATTTTTTTATAAGTAAAGAAATTTAATTATGCAATTAAGTTCACGCTTTACAAAAGAAATATTAAAAACGAGCCGTTATTCTAAATTTCAGGATTTCCATAACTTAATGAGTTTTAGAATTCGTGATATACTGCTCGTTTCGTCCCTTTACGATTCTTACATTTTTGAAGAAGATGGCAGATTATATGAATTAATTCGCCAAGAATATCAAGGGTTAAGTTTAAGTCACTCTCCAGAGCTAATACAAGTTTCAAGCGGCGTGGATGCAATTCAAATGCTGAGTGAAGAAAAAAGATTTGACTTAGTTATTGTTACTTTACACATCGAAGATATGTCGGCACTTAACTTTGCAAAAAAAGTTAGAGAAACAGGTTTAGATATTCCAATAGTTTTGCTTGGTTACGATAATAGTGAAATGACAGATTTAATTACTAATAAAGATATTTCAATTTTTGACAAAGTTTTTATCTGGCAAGGTGATTACAGAATTATTCTTGGTATTGTTAAATACTTAGAAGATAAGTATAACGTTGAAAACGATACGAAAAGTGTTGGCGTCCAATCAGTAATTCTTATTGAAGATAACATTCGCTTTTATTCTTCTTACTTGCCAATTATTTATACTGAGCTTTTGAAGCAGTCTCAAAGTTTAATTTCAGAGGGGATAAATCTTTCGCATAAATTTTTGAGGATGCGAGCGCGTCCTAAAATTTTATTGTGTACAAATTATGAAGAAGCTTGGAAATATTTTGAAAAATATGAAGAATTTGTTCTTGGTGTAATTTCTGATGTGGATTTTGAGAGAAACGGAAAACCTGATTCCAAAGCCGGGATATTATTTGCACAGCAAGTAAAAGCCCGTCAGCCAGATATCCCTATTCTACTTCAATCTACTGTACCCGAAAATGAAAGGTTAGCTACTAAAATAGGTGCATCGTTCCTGCTAAAAGATTCTCCCACTCTTTTAGAAGATTTGAAGAAATTCATGATTAACAATTTTGGCTTTGGTGATTTTGTCTTTAAAACACCGGACGGCAATGAAGTGGGACGCGCTTCAAATCTTACTGAATTGGAACAAATGTTAAAAACTGTACCAGATGAAAGTATATTGTATCATGCCTCACGGAATCACTTTTCAAATTGGCTTAAGGCAAGAACAGAATTTTGGCTTGCTCATCAACTTCGACCTAAAAAAGTCAGCGATTTTGAATCAACAGCAGCATTGCGTCAACTATTGATTGATTATTTGAGAGATTTTAGAAAAGCAAGACAAATAGGTGTAATCTCAGATTTTAACAAAGATACTTTTGATCCAACAACAACATTTGCACGTATTGGCGGTGGTTCTCTTGGTGGTAAAGCTCGCGGTTTGGGCTTTGTAAATAATTTACTTAGCAATTTTGACTTGAGATATAAATTCAAAGATGTGAAAATTTTTGTCCCTTCTGGAGTGGTTATCGGCACAGAAATATTTGATCAATTTTTAGATGATAATAACTTACGCGAATATGCATTGCGTTCAAAATATGATAGCGAATTAATTGACAAATTTATTAATGCAAAAAAATTTCCTGAATCGGTTATAGAAAATCTTACCTGCTTCTTAGAAATAGTTAAAGAACCAATAGCTGTAAGGTCATCGAGTTTACTGGAAGACTCACAAGGGCAGCCATTCGCCGGCGTCTATGATACTTATATGCTTCCTAATAACCATCATGAATTAAAAGTTAGATTGAAACAACTGCTTAATACAATAAAAAGAATTTATGCCTCAGTATATTTTCAAAAATCTAAAGACTATATAAGAGTAACTTCATACCGTTTAGAAGAAGAAAAAATGGCTATCATCATACAAAAAGTAATTGGTTCTGAACACAATGGGAAATTTTATCCTGAGTTTTCTGGAGTCGCAAAATCGTATAATTTTTACCCAACACCGCCATTAAAATCATCAGATGGAATTGTTTCTGTTGCACTTGGTTTAGGTAAAACAATAGTCGAAGGTGGAAACACAGTAAGATTTTGCCCAAAGTACCCACGCCATATTTTACAATATTCAGCTATTGGAGATATTTTGAATTACACACCAAAAGAATTTTATGCTATTGATATGAGCCAAAATGACTTAGACGAATACTACTCTGATGACTTAGTTACAAAAAAATTTGATTTGATGGAAGCTTACGAAGATGGTACTCTAAACATTGTTGGTTCTACCTATTCGAAAGATAATCACGTTATATACGATGGCGTTGCAAGAGCTGGTACAAAACTTTTCACAATGGCTCCTTTATTAAAATATAATATATTTCCACTACCACAAATTTTGGATATTCTTCTAGAACTTGGAACTTGGGGTACTGGTTCGCCCGTAGAAATTGAATTTGCTGTTAACTTAACAGTACCCGAAGGAAAACCAAAAGAATTTGGCCTGCTTCAGATGAGGCCACTTGTTATTAGCCACGAAATCGAAGAGCTTGAACTAGATAGTTATTCTTCGAAACAATTGTTATGTAAAAGCAATCAAGTACTTGGTCATGGAATTATAGATGATATTTATGATATTGTTTTTGTAGATAAAGACCTATTCGAAAGAAAAAATTCTAACGAAGTAGCACACGAAATTTCACAGTTTAATTCTAAGCTAATAAATGAAAATAAACCTTACTTGTTGATAGGACTGGGGCGATGGGGAACAATGGACCCTTGGCTTGGTATTCCAGTTACTTGGGAACAAATAAATGGAGCAAAAGCAATTATTGAATCGAACTTTACCGATTTTAATGTAACCCCTTCTCAAGGTTCTCACTTTTTTCAAAATTTAACATCTTTCAAAATTGGTTATTTTACTGTAGATGGCTTTAGTGAAGATGGATTCATTGATTGGAATTGGCTTAAACAACAACCTGTCTTAGAAAATAAAAAATACACTAAGCATGTTAGATTAAAAAAAGCATTGACTATTAAAATTAATGGTCACGAGAACAAGGGAATAATTGTTAAACCGTAATTATTTTTTAGACTTGTTAAATTATTCCCTAATCCATTTGATTTTACTGTTGTTGGGGGCTGTCTCAAAAGTAAAATTTTTTAATAATAGCCCACATATAAACACAGATTTAACGGATGCTTCTGAACTTCAGCACAAGTTTTCAAGGACCTGCTTTCAGCAGACAAGTTTTTTATTTGAACCATTACTTTTGAGACATCCTCTACTAACAAATTTTTTATGGTTAATTCACTAATTTTGTTATGTTATTATTTATAAAATTGACCGAGGTAACAAATGCCATTAAAAGAAATTAAGCCAGCCAAAAGAACAGAAAATATTACTTATGCTGTGAGAGATATTGTAGTTGTTGCAAATGAGGTTGCAAGAACTGGTAAACAAATGTTGTACTTAAACATAGGTGATCCAAACTTATTTGATTGGGAGCCACCTAAACATTTAATTGAAGAGACATACAAAGCAATGAAGAAAAACTATAATGGCTATGCACCATCGTCGGGTATTAAACAAGCAATAGAAGCAATTGAAAAAGAGGCTGAGAAAAAAGGTATAAAAAATGTACAAGATATTTTTGTTACTACTGGTGCAAGCGAAGCAATTGATATTTGTTTAACAGCTCTCGTTAACGAAGGTGAAAATGTTTTAACACCTACTCCTGGTTACCCGCTTTATACTGCTATTCAAAGTAAATTGCAAACTATGGAAAATCCATATTATTTGGATGAAAACAACGGTTGGCAACCAAATATAGACGATATTAAAAATAAGATTAACGAAAAAACTCGTGCTATAATTTTAATTAATCCTAATAATCCAACAGGAGCAAATTCTTCCCCTGGAACACTAAAACAAATTATTGAATTAGCTCTTGAACATAACCTTGTAATTTTTTCAGATGAGATTTACGATAAACTTTTAATGGATGGTAAAAAGCATACTTCAATTGCTTCTCTTAATTCTGATGTGCCTGTAATTACGTTTGGGGGCTTGTCAAAAAATTATATGGTGCCGGGATTTAGGATAGGTTGGGGGATAGTAAGTGGTGATAAAACTATTTTAAAAAATTATATTGAAGCTATTAACAAACTTTTAAGAGCACGTTTATCTGCGAATCATCCTGAACAATATGCAATAGCACCCGCTTTGTTAGGCGACCAATCACACTTGGAAATAGCAATGAAAAAATTAACAAGCAGAAGAAATCTTACTGTTGAAATGATGAACGCTGTACCAGGTATTTCATGCGTAGAGCCAGAAGGTGCTTTTTATGCTTTTCCAAGTTTGCATAATGTAAATAACGATGCTCATTGGGCAACTGAATTGATAAAAGAAAAAGGAGTGGTGATTGTTCCAGGCAGCGGCTTTGGTCAAGTACCGGGTACTAATCATTTCAGAATTGTTTTTCTGCCCCCAGAAGAAATCCTTGAAAAAGCATATAAAGCAATAGCTGAGTTTCATGAAAGATATGTTGAAAAGTTCGTCAATGCTGAAATTAGATAAATGCGTTATTAATTAGAGACTTCAGAAAGTTATTTATACGTTTATGGTCATTCCCACGTGGAAATCCACCACTTCGTGGAAAGTGGGAATCTAAAGCAAAATCTATAGATTCCCGTTTACACGGGAATGACAGTATGAATATTTCAGAAGTCTCTAATTAAATATACTTTTATATTTTTAGGTGTCGAGCAGAGCTAGTAGACTTAAATTATTTTAGAGATTCTGTCGTACCAAGCGAGGTTGAAGTGATACGGTTGTTTACTCATCCTTCAACAAGCATCATGTAAAGATTTCACAAAATTGACAACCTCTTTAATATCTTCGGTTTCCCTTAATTTTTTTATTACAGCGCTGCCAACAATTACTCCATCACAATAAGGCGAAAACTTTTTTATATCATCTGGTTTAGAAATTCCAAAACCAATCAACATTTTATTTTTTGAAACAAGAGAGTATGTTCGTTTAAGATTTGTGATTACATTTTCATCGAAGTTGTTCCTTGTCCCTGTAGTGCCCGTAACACTTACGCAGTAAACGAACCCTTCGCTTTTCTGGTCAATTTCTTGAATTCTTTTATCTGAAGAAGTAGGGGTTGTCAAGAGTATTTTTTCGAAATTTTTAAATTCGTTGTCATAAAAGGATTCATATTCTTCTAGGGGAACATCGGGAACTATTAATCCACTCACACCACTATGTAAAGCGTTGTTGCAAAAATTTTTTATTCCAAATTTAAGAATTGGATTTGCATAGCCCATAAGTATTAGAGGTTTTTCTGTTTTTGATTTAATCTTTTCACAGTAATTAAAAACATCTTTTAATGAAACGCCATTTTTTAGTGACATTTGGGATGAAAATTGAATTGTTGGTCCATCTGCTAATGGGTCCGAAAACGGAATTCCAATCTCAAGCATATCTGCGCCATTTTCAACTATAGACAATGCAATATCAACAAAATTCTCTTTAGAAGGGAATCCTGCTGTCAAAAAAATTGATAATGCTTTTTTGTTTGATTGATTTATTTTTTGAATGAATTCGGAAATTTTTGTCATAAAATTTTATCACCAATTTGATTAATAATCGTGTTTAAATCTTTATCGCCCCTTCCACTGATGTTTACAACAACAATTTCATCTTTACTGGTCTCTGGCATTAATTTATTCAAATAAGCAACGGCGTGAGCAGTTTCAAGTGCAGGTAGAATACCTTCAAGTTTGGAAAGCAAAATTGTTGCTTCAAGTGCTTCATCATCTGTTACTGAAAAATATTTTACGCGTTTAATGTCTTTTAGTAAACTATGTTCGGGACCTACACCTGGATAATCTAAACCAGCAGAAATTGAATGAACTTCTGAAACCTGTCCGTTTTCATCTTGAAGTAAATAAGTCTTCATACCTTGGAAAATTCCAGGTTCGCCCAAAGTTAAAGTAGCGCAGTGTTTACCTGAATCTAGCCCGTAACCTGCCGCCTCAACACCAATTAGATTTACATTTTTGTCGTTGACAAATGGATAAAAAATTCCCATAGCATTTGAACCGCCGCCAACACAAGCCAGAATATAATTGGGAAGTTTCCTTTCATAATTTAATATCTGTTCTTTTGTTTCAATTCCAATTATAGATTGGAAATCACGTACAATCATTGGATAAGGATGAGGACCAACGACAGAGCCAATAATGTAATGTGTATTTGCAACATTTGTAACCCAATCGCGGATTGCTTCGTTTGTGGCATCTTTTAATGTTCTACTGCCTGAAGTAACAGGTACAACTTCAGCGCTGAGCATTTTCATCCTGAATACGTTTAATTTTTGTCGTTCAATATCAACTTCGCCCATGTAAACGACACATTTCAAACCAAATTTAGCGCAAACAGTTGCAGTTGCAACTCCATGTTGACCTGCACCAGTTTCGGCAATAATTCTAGTTTTACCTAATTTTTTTGCAAGTAAAATTTGTCCAAGTGCATTATTTAATTTGTGTGCGCCGGTGTGACAAAGGTCTTCGCGTTTCAAATAAATTTTTGCCTTGCCAAAATATTCTGTAAGTCGTTTTGCAAAAGTTAAAGGTGTAGGTCTGCCATTATATTCCTTTTGAAGTGAACTAAGTTCATTTTGAAATTCATTATTATTTTTTAGTTCGAGGTAA
This window encodes:
- a CDS encoding PEP/pyruvate-binding domain-containing protein, whose translation is MQLSSRFTKEILKTSRYSKFQDFHNLMSFRIRDILLVSSLYDSYIFEEDGRLYELIRQEYQGLSLSHSPELIQVSSGVDAIQMLSEEKRFDLVIVTLHIEDMSALNFAKKVRETGLDIPIVLLGYDNSEMTDLITNKDISIFDKVFIWQGDYRIILGIVKYLEDKYNVENDTKSVGVQSVILIEDNIRFYSSYLPIIYTELLKQSQSLISEGINLSHKFLRMRARPKILLCTNYEEAWKYFEKYEEFVLGVISDVDFERNGKPDSKAGILFAQQVKARQPDIPILLQSTVPENERLATKIGASFLLKDSPTLLEDLKKFMINNFGFGDFVFKTPDGNEVGRASNLTELEQMLKTVPDESILYHASRNHFSNWLKARTEFWLAHQLRPKKVSDFESTAALRQLLIDYLRDFRKARQIGVISDFNKDTFDPTTTFARIGGGSLGGKARGLGFVNNLLSNFDLRYKFKDVKIFVPSGVVIGTEIFDQFLDDNNLREYALRSKYDSELIDKFINAKKFPESVIENLTCFLEIVKEPIAVRSSSLLEDSQGQPFAGVYDTYMLPNNHHELKVRLKQLLNTIKRIYASVYFQKSKDYIRVTSYRLEEEKMAIIIQKVIGSEHNGKFYPEFSGVAKSYNFYPTPPLKSSDGIVSVALGLGKTIVEGGNTVRFCPKYPRHILQYSAIGDILNYTPKEFYAIDMSQNDLDEYYSDDLVTKKFDLMEAYEDGTLNIVGSTYSKDNHVIYDGVARAGTKLFTMAPLLKYNIFPLPQILDILLELGTWGTGSPVEIEFAVNLTVPEGKPKEFGLLQMRPLVISHEIEELELDSYSSKQLLCKSNQVLGHGIIDDIYDIVFVDKDLFERKNSNEVAHEISQFNSKLINENKPYLLIGLGRWGTMDPWLGIPVTWEQINGAKAIIESNFTDFNVTPSQGSHFFQNLTSFKIGYFTVDGFSEDGFIDWNWLKQQPVLENKKYTKHVRLKKALTIKINGHENKGIIVKP
- a CDS encoding matrixin family metalloprotease, with product MLSFTKSRFTGKRTYISILVILIISSSLMYGQRIFRPIDPNNGGARYGKSPYSGPPFLCFGSTSYQYHIAHSQYNNFISDVNAAFTSWNNAGQVQFSRTTSAGLTLTAQAQDYNSWGPAWSYPSWNGSTYELTPSSASIVLNTNVTWRNDQQHLNANPPILDVQSMVVHEAGHIHGLAHPLTDSYAHDATAPTMAGGDNAYFDNTLDVRSLETEDIYGTQFLQLRVPSLYSSLNNAMSVASAIGMGYVYVDGSCTLTGNISIPSGVTLTLLPAANVNFNGYYIEPTGGTFNIQNGSTVYLTNGGSKYYGLFTS
- a CDS encoding aminotransferase class I/II-fold pyridoxal phosphate-dependent enzyme, with translation MPLKEIKPAKRTENITYAVRDIVVVANEVARTGKQMLYLNIGDPNLFDWEPPKHLIEETYKAMKKNYNGYAPSSGIKQAIEAIEKEAEKKGIKNVQDIFVTTGASEAIDICLTALVNEGENVLTPTPGYPLYTAIQSKLQTMENPYYLDENNGWQPNIDDIKNKINEKTRAIILINPNNPTGANSSPGTLKQIIELALEHNLVIFSDEIYDKLLMDGKKHTSIASLNSDVPVITFGGLSKNYMVPGFRIGWGIVSGDKTILKNYIEAINKLLRARLSANHPEQYAIAPALLGDQSHLEIAMKKLTSRRNLTVEMMNAVPGISCVEPEGAFYAFPSLHNVNNDAHWATELIKEKGVVIVPGSGFGQVPGTNHFRIVFLPPEEILEKAYKAIAEFHERYVEKFVNAEIR
- the trpA gene encoding tryptophan synthase subunit alpha, producing MTKISEFIQKINQSNKKALSIFLTAGFPSKENFVDIALSIVENGADMLEIGIPFSDPLADGPTIQFSSQMSLKNGVSLKDVFNYCEKIKSKTEKPLILMGYANPILKFGIKNFCNNALHSGVSGLIVPDVPLEEYESFYDNEFKNFEKILLTTPTSSDKRIQEIDQKSEGFVYCVSVTGTTGTRNNFDENVITNLKRTYSLVSKNKMLIGFGISKPDDIKKFSPYCDGVIVGSAVIKKLRETEDIKEVVNFVKSLHDAC
- the trpB gene encoding tryptophan synthase subunit beta, coding for MNTQSVYNFPDINGKFGIYGGKFVPETLISALDDLEKTYLELKNNNEFQNELSSLQKEYNGRPTPLTFAKRLTEYFGKAKIYLKREDLCHTGAHKLNNALGQILLAKKLGKTRIIAETGAGQHGVATATVCAKFGLKCVVYMGEVDIERQKLNVFRMKMLSAEVVPVTSGSRTLKDATNEAIRDWVTNVANTHYIIGSVVGPHPYPMIVRDFQSIIGIETKEQILNYERKLPNYILACVGGGSNAMGIFYPFVNDKNVNLIGVEAAGYGLDSGKHCATLTLGEPGIFQGMKTYLLQDENGQVSEVHSISAGLDYPGVGPEHSLLKDIKRVKYFSVTDDEALEATILLSKLEGILPALETAHAVAYLNKLMPETSKDEIVVVNISGRGDKDLNTIINQIGDKIL
- a CDS encoding YncE family protein, which produces MIAKSFVLFNLILISAITFGCNSSPTEPGTTENKMYVYSNYGKTFYLLDYKTFEVVKEINLSIPDTITINGMILSTDRKHLFLKVEGQYPSPPFGFAVYNIEGENLENIFFTDFKDAEPAYFIAAQNKTEPGLIYVRFRDFGTYSIDLYEQKIQDFISGEHDFVLDERIYPAIGDEWDVIHKHWSGDIKGSFSELEFYLTNSGLHNLQFTLNKNNQDSISIYDFKLSKDNRLFITYQLSDGHSRNIESYFGIYNLETKQLYRSSLKFPWSLSGYFLGYSINRNEVYSIGSDGRFYIIDTNTYIIKDTINLGVSGEQSPIIISPDDNFAFVAYPSSNSIFVIDLNNRKVIKTISVKEPYNMIIP